Genomic segment of Malania oleifera isolate guangnan ecotype guangnan chromosome 7, ASM2987363v1, whole genome shotgun sequence:
CGTGAAATATTTCATCCAATagaaaaaaatgttttaatttaaaacaaaattattgACCTTGAGCTAAACTCGGTTGCAAGTTATTGAAACTCTAATTTGACTCaattaatcttaatttaattataaggtgatattaaaataatataaaaatgtatatatatcttGCATGCCATgtaatatcaaaataaaaaaaagtacaaAATCTATTGAGGCTTGCAAGTACCATGATAAAACTTAAACTTAACTTTTAAATTATTCGAGTAGCTCGGCTTGAATTTGAGTAGAATTAAGTCAAGTTGTAGAGGGAGTCAAGTTTGAATAGTTTGCCAAAGAATTTGACTAGCTTATTGCAAGTTGGTGTGACTCTTAAATTCCTAATTTTACCATTCTCATTTTGACTACGTAACGTGTTTATTACTTGCTTGACATTTGAACCCATATAGCATAATTGTATCTTATTATAATTATCCTATAAGTATTTCTAGCAGTCACACATTCAATATGTATGAAGTACTAATATGTGATTATAGATTCCAAAtcttattttgtaattatttttcatatctaAAATGATTGTTGTgcgtaattaattaggtatctatatatatatatatatatatatatatatatatatagagagagagagagagagagagagaactaacTGTGATTCGCTAGTTCTAATAAGCTAACAAAATACTCTATCACTTAGAAATATGGAAAAGAATGGGAGACCACTTTTATAGCAATTCATTTTGTGTTCCTTCCTTGAAATCGGACTCCTTTTATAGCCAAAATGGCCCTTTAGATGTTGGAGAGATTTTGGCTCCATGTGATTAAGGTTGGAACTAAACAATCAATGATATGATAAGAAATCTGATTTTTAGGTGagataatatattttataaaatcaaaaaCGGTCaataaataccaaataaaattatataaaaattcgTATTGACTTATCAACGAGCctagttttcaaagaaaaaaaaaaattccaattggAGTAGTCATTAAAGAGATAAAATTCaaacaccacacacacacacacacatatatatatgttgagCTGTTTTTATGACAAAGGATAGAATTTGTTGGCTAATTTGTACAATTCATAAGAAATCgaatatttattcaaattaagTGTCATATCGTTATGGAATCCCCATAACGTCTACTTTCATAGCTTACTACTATTAATGGGAATGCCACATATCCAATCTTCCATGTTCAtacctgaaaaaaaaaagaaaaaaaatattttcaaagattctATAGTAAGATATGTCTAATTTACTAGAACATACTTATTTCTTATTTTGACTTTATGACAGCACAAAATGACTATATTATTTTGATTATTAATCATACACTAGCTCCAAAACATCTACATAAAATTTTTCTAGAGAGAATGATAATTCTAGTTTTATATGAATTATTTTGAACTCCCGtgaaataaaaatatagaatTAGATTTACAAATAGTACTGAATTATAGTCTAACTTTTTCTTAAGACATATGGTTCActtttacacaaaaaaaaaaaaacacacccaTTTTAGCTATGGATATATAAGAATCAAATTGAATGTTTCTTGAAAAGATTTATGAGTCAACTTTTAAATATAAAGGGTCTTGTCACATTTAGaactttcaataaaaatataaagtCATTTTACTATATGATACTTAAGTTGGTACATTTGCTTTCTAATTAGGTATTAACATACTTAGCTCTAGAAACCAAAACTGATTTTCATatctaaatataaaaaaaaaaataactatcaCATAATAATTCATGGAGCACAAATTCATATAATAAATGTactgattttttatttattttgtcatcatcaaaattaacataaaaccTAATGGGCTAATATATTTTTCTTGCCCATCTCCTGTCATGAGGCAGAGAGAAAGAGTGAACAAGTAAGGCCATATAGCCTCGAAAATAACATTGCCTAGAAAAATCCTCTGTAGCTATGAAAAAGTTGGAAGCAAAAGAAATGATATCTTTTTTACTCAAATTGAGCACTATACCTCTTAGTTATTTCACCTCGAACTTGCATGCACCTTGCATCATCCAAAGTAACATTTTCATCTTTACAATTAAGAGTCTTAACCATTCACCCCAAACCTATTCAAGTCAATCCGATGAGCACAGAACGTGACATGTCAACCTTTTAAAGAAATTAAATGCTATTTTCATATGGCTAATATATTATTTACATAGTTCTAAGCCATCTGCTCCAAACTTGTTCAAATCACCCAATAAGCGAAGTCACGTCTCAACCCTTTAATGACCTAAACAAAACTTTCATATATTTGATATGACAAACAATACTGACCTtccttgaggtttgacaaaaagataatgaCATTTCCTAAAGTTTAAAAGTTTTTAAGGATCTCccataagatttcaaaaattgtaagAACGTTCctagagattttaaaattttcaaaaacctttccTAAGGTTTATCAAAAAGACATAAATCTCTCTTTGTATTTCTTTTTGGCAAATCTAATGGAATTAGGTTTGTGACACTTTTGAAATCTTATGGGAGATCTATGACATTATTGAAATCTTCAaaaaagtttctttttttttcaaacctTAGGGAAGTGATTGcctaataatattaaataataataatagaaaaatagaaTTTACCAAATGTCCCAACATAAGAGAAATAAGAGGGAATCAAATAGTCATCGATCAAGATTGAAGGTGCACAAACACATCAGGAAGGAGGCCTGGCagctaggcctggcaaaacgggtcataaccTGTCGGGTTACCCGAACCCACCCGTTTAAAACGAGTTTGGGTTTAAAGAAGTTGACCCGTTTAATAATTGGGTGGGTCACGGATTGACCCGTTTATAACCGGGTTCAActgggtttgggcgggtcacccgccgggtgacccgATAATTTGGATCCTTTAAATCATATACATCACTCACTATCCACCGACTCCACCctaaccaaaaaaccctaatctCTTGGAGCCTTCGGCCTTCTAcgcttcactctcctctgcctcTTCTTGGCCTTCGCCTTTCGGTGCTTCAGCTTCATTCTCCTCTGGCTCTCACTCTCTcagcctctctcactctctcaacctCTCATCTCGGTCCTCTCCTCTCGGTTCTAGGCTTCTAGCAGCCCAACCATCGCCGTCACCCACACTGCATGCCATTGCTGTCACCTACACCGCACGTCGTTGCCGTTGCCCACACCGCACGTCGTCGCTGTCACCTATGCCGCACGCTGTCACCCACACTGCACGTTGTCTGCTTGAGTGCCTATACAGCCCGTCCCCCTCCCTCTCACGATCTCGactctccctctcactctcagtTCAGCGTGACAGCATCAACGGTCAATCTCCCTCTCTCGGTTCTCTCAGTCAATCAAACCCCGATCTGCATCTTTCTTTTCccatttcatctttttttttttttaagattcaataaattaaataagtatttttaaaaataaaaatatttttaaaaattaaaatatacaattaTTTATTAAACGGTTGACCTGTGACCTACCCgttattaaacgggcgggttagggttgagatgtgtgtgactcatttaATGTTAACTCGTTTATGACCCAACCCGTTTATTACCCGACCCATTGACGACCCGCCCGAACCCgacccgcccgcccgttttgctgCCCCTACTGACAGCCATCGCTCGATAAGACCCACACACATGCACGCATTTTATCAGCTTGACGAAAGTATTAAATTGCACATCCTCTATTTCTTTAAAAACACAATGGCATAAAGAAAtagttttcaaagaaaagaaacaaGCTTGTGCCCCTATACTGAATAATTAAACATCAAGTTATAATCATTTTAAGTTGCCCACTGAATTTTATGTTCCCAAAGGACAAAAATTTATAACCTAGGTAAAACATTATAACAGAATATATCTTTTTCTCCAAACAAACTCAGAGTGGAGGAAGCAAAAAAAggatattaataattaaataaatatataatagcaGAGTGGGAAATTAACtgatatataattattaatcCACAATAACATATTatcttttattaaataataatcatattataatgtatataatattaatatcgCTAATTCAACTACTAATTTGATCGATTCAAAAAATTTACTGAATTTTGTTGctcattcaaattttaaaattatgataatgattacaataatttttttatcaaagaTTAATATTAGAATTTAAGAAAGATGACTACAAAGGGAGATACGATTATCAATTAGCTCAAAAAAGTCCTATAAATTACAGATAAACCTACCTGCCCTCGTGATATTAGGATCTTCTACAccgctactctctctctctctctctctctctctctctctctctcacacaaaCAGATAGTCTTCGCTCTTCGAAAATGGCGAGAGGATCGTCCCAATCCCAGACGTCGTCGTCCTCGACCTCGCGCCCCGGCCCCGTCGGCGCTGCCCCGCGGGGCTCAGCCGCAGCCACGGCCGGGATGCGTCGCCGGCGAATCGGCGGATCTGCCGGTGCTTCCGGCAACTTCAGCGGCGGCGGTGGCGGCACCGGCAGCAACATGCTCCGATTCTACACGGACGACGCGCCGGGGCTGAAGATTACCCCTACCGTGGTCCTCGTCATGAGCGTCTGCTTCATCGGATTCGTCACCGCCCTCCACGTCTTCGGCAAGCTCTACCGCTACAAATCCGGAGCCTGAGACTGAGCCGGAGCCCGATTCTCCGACTTCGGATCGCGCGGACTCGGATCTCAAAGATCTGATCGGTTCGGTAATTCGATGTGCCACGGGTCTTAATCTGTAAATTTTGTTAGGGTTTCGGGGTCTTCAATTAGTTTTTCTGAATGGAGTCTGTATGGTTTTGGGAACTTAATTAATGTTGAGCATAAGAATGTAATGGCTTTGGAGAAGCTTTTTCATCGTATCTATGAAGGATCTGATTTCTAATTCTGCCTTTGATTTCTGCATTGAGAATTTTTGGAATAGTCCTGATTGAAAAATTCCAGATTTATTTTGTGCTGAAAATATTTTGTATTTTGTGGCTGGGTCTGCTGATGCTTCTAATTTTTGGGGCTTTTTGAGTCGTGCTAATGATGGATTATTTTAGATTGGAATGTGAAAATTAGTGGGAAATAAAATGCTGATATTTGCTGCTTGTGAATTTTGTGGCATAATATGGCGTGTTCATTTGTTTAGATGACATGGCGGGAGACCTGAATGACGCAGGGGGCTGTGATGATGTTCTAGGATGGGTGGAAGTGTTTGGAAAACGAAAAAAAAATCATAGTTGCAGCATTTTAATCTCCAAAACTTCTTGTGTAGATTAGGATGTGGAAATGACAGCTCTGAAGACCATTTTTACTAGTTTCAAGCTCTGTTTTACTAGGAATTCCTATTTCCGCTTGTTTGATATTCATAGGATGCTaattattatgattatatttcTCGTGTTATGTAGTTGCATGGAAGCCAGGTTATTTTGCAAAGGGAGCGCGCTGTTCCAGTCCGTTTCTTTGCCAAAGAAGCTGCTCCCCCAGCTCTCAAGGGGGATGGTAAGTGGATTTTTGTGCACTGATTGTCTAATAACTGTCCTATGCACATGTGTGCATGTGTGGGCATTCCATCTATTTGCGCAGAATGGCCTAAATGTTAACTTCATGTCCATATATCTGTTTTTCTGTACCATATATATAAGATGGTGCTTCTTATATGATTTTATCCAATCTGTTTTTGTTTGGTGCCTTGATTTGGTAGAAAAACTTTGGGGTTTGTTTAGTtgcagaaaatatttttcatttctatttttccGTAGAGTTATAAAAATATTGACCAgatcaattcatttttttttcccaagatttcaaataaattataaaaaaaacaacttgtttttcaatttttcaaaaattatataagatagtgtttgggagcatgattTTAGGGCTTGAATTTTGATTGTGTAGGTTGgaagaaactcaatacaatttatactaatttttgtataaatccatacaaatccaaatccacgATTTAGATTCCATGCTCCCAAACGTAAGGCAAGAAATCTAAAGTcttgaaaacaataaaaaaaaagtgtTGTTGTCCTGATTTTGTAGATagatttaaaaaattgaaaacaatgtcatatatatatatatatatatatttgtaattatttgaaaaattagacaGCTATTGCGCTGTCCTTTTAGCATTTCTACAATAGGCGGCTAGGTTCAACttttgaaattttggtattttataACGGTTCAAAACCTTTGATTAATTTGAGGTTTCAGTAAATTTTGGGGTTATTTTGTAGCTTTCAGTTGCTTTATTTTTAGGATTATATTGTTTTCCTATAAATATATGCATATGTTTTTTGGACTAGGCAATTGGATGATTGATTGAGATTTTGCCTTGAGCTCGTCTTTATCTCACTTAGGATtacttgctctctctctctctctctctctctctctctctctctctctgaattttTTTACTTTCTCTGATACTCTCTCTTGGCTGACATGCTATATTGTTGAACTTGTTTTTTAATAGGGTGTAGTTGTGtttgatatttgaaaatgatttgtcgTAATGACTAAAAATCTTACAATCTATATTCCAATTGAAATAGAGATGTTGAAGAACATTGTTTTTGGAAGTTAAGAATAAATTTGAGACAGCCTTGGGTATATACTTCGTAAGGAGAAAATCACCATGGACCCGGATGATCCTGCTGCAGTATCTCAGTATACAAAAATCATGGAGACCGTAAGGGAAAAGTAAGTTAACTGTTGCTTCTTCCTGTTTTTCATTCATAAACCAgcaaatgcttttttttttttatatagatatATTTCGCATTTAGTCGTCTTGTGTTCTTTGATTTTTTGGAATGAgcatttttattgatttatttttttccctCATGTTCTGTTTTGTTTGGGGGAGGGATACCCGATCCAATTTGATGTCATAGCAATACATATTGGGAATTATAACTTTATTAAGATAAAATGCTAATGTTGATGTGCGTACGAGCTGTATGGAAGCAGTCCCGCTTTAGAAGGAAAAAGAGAGAAACAAATTCGCTAAGGAAGACCAATGTTGTTCTGCCTAATTGATCCCATATTAAATATTTCTTAGAAAAGATAATATTGTAAGCTCAACTTCTATACTTCGTAGACGGCTATTGCAATGTCAAAACTGTTTTTTATTGttcaaatttaatgaaatttcttGCAAATTCCTCTTGTATCCGTTATTTTGATaaaactatttatttatttatttatttttttggtggaGGTGTGGTATTGAATCTTTGAGGGGGCATTGGGCTCGCCATTTGCAGCAACGTGATATCCATGGCATTCCACTCCTATGTTTGTTTTGGGGCTAGAACGTTGACTTGGCGTTAAATCTCAAACTCCTTGAGAATGAAAAGTTTCTCACAAAACGTGGGAATCCCATTCTATGGTTAAGTTTCACAGGAATCTCATTCCCATGGGAATTCTATTTCCTGGACCAAACTGCCGCAACTATTTTGTCTGGTTTGATATAAATTCCCCCATAGTATAGTATTGCTACGTGCTAttgttatatttaaaataatttataattatgataaaaaaaaaattagaaatccataaatattgaaaataatgctATTATGTTagaataatataataaaatggaTGAAATTTGATACTACAGTACGTGCTCCCATTTATTTCCATTAATTGGATTATTAAAtgttaaacttaaaaaaaaaaaatttacgatGGTTGGAATCTTTAAGACATGGATTTAATTAGGTATATATTCTTTGTAGGGTTTTGTGCTGAAAATAtgattattcttcatatattgtTTAAACATAGGTCAAAGATATAATGCCATCTTCTTGAACATGGTTCCCACGTTGAAACAAACACTGAGCATCCTATATACATTCTTAGAAATCTCAGTATgaacaaaaatattcccatgaggACGTGCATCTCATTCTCAAGAATGAGATTATTAAGAATGTCATTCCAAGGAAATATTTTTGATTCTACAAACAAAAAGCCCTTGAAGGAATTATAAAGGAGGTGCTAATGAGAATACTAAGAGATGGGGAGGGAGGATATAGCCTGTAGCAAGCAATGCAAAATATTATATTGTCAAAGCAGGCATGTCTTCTAAAACTTGGCATGGTTATCATATTATAGGTGAGGCATGTTACTCGTCAAGGGGGGGAGATGTTTCCTTCAAGGAGGTCGATATTGGCTTTGATATAGTATCAATATGCATACCAATCCTATATTTTCCTAAGGGCTTTCCCACTTCATTACTTTAAAACATAGTTGAAATGGTAATGGATCAACTATCTCATTAGAAGGAATTCCACCAAATTAGTGGAGGAATAAAATCTTCGAGCTCCATGCATGGTGCACAACAGGGTGATGCTTGATTCTCCAACCTTTTGCTTATCCTTCTTGTGCATTTCAGAGGTTGCCATTGTTTCAACCCTTCGAGTTTGAGTTGTCTGCTGAGTATGCTGCCTCTTCTTCAGATGAAGAAAGGAACCAATGCCTCTGAAGGAGGCCTGCATTGATATAGGCTGGTACATTGGCAACCTCAACATCTACTTCCAAGTGAACTAAACATAGAAGTATTAAAATTGGCGCTACTAAGCTGTGGCTTGGATCTTAAAATAAATGAATTAAACGTCCTGAATGTCATGCAAGTTAAATTGTGAAGTTTGCACACCCACTCTGATATTGAGAACTTCTATTACATGGTTTAGTCTGAAAGATATGCCCAGGATGTTTGAGCTAACATAAACAATTGATGCATCTTAGGTGGAATATGAGAAAATGAAAAATGGCAGAAGGCTATAATTGGTTCAAAGTGGTAGCCATTAAAAAGGTTCAAAATGGAACTTCTAATAATTATAGTACATCCATCGTCTAATACGTCACTGCTTGGCTCCATGGATGTCAATAGGGTCAGAGCATTTTAGGACAAATGAGACAAAGAAATTGCCATGCAAAGAGTATGGTGGTGTTGTTTTTGATCTCATGTGGCATGCAACAGCATAGGCACTCCCTGCTGTTTGTATTGCATTAACACAATATTCGTATTTTTTTGAAATCGGTATATATGCAATCAATAGGTCTTTTTTCTGATTAAAAAAGTGTTccatctttttatttttaaattttttcactTGCTGGAACCTGTCATGTAATTTGGTGATTTTAGCTgtttattatgttttatgtttaaaaTGAATGAGTCTGAGTTGGAACTCTTGGCAGTCCTGGGATTGGATATGTAGAATCACGTAGTTTGTTACGATAACTAATTGAGAATTGTAAGCCTCCTGTTTACAGTGTTAATGTTAATTAGTCTTTTGCATGACCTATACAAGTTTATTGTATCATTCTCAATCATTGTCTGAACAATAAGGTCCATATTTGCAAGGGAGATCACTTTATTTGCACGTAATGCTTTCTTTTGATCCAAATTTTGCTGCCTATGTGGTTATGATTCCATTATTATGCCATTGTGACTTCTTGCCGGGCAATTTTTTTCTCAGAATCCCAACGGATTCAATGCACCATTCAAACCCGAACGGAAGGCATTTTTAATGCTCAGACATATCTGCTGACACTAAAGGAGATACGCATAAAGTATGCATCATTCTGTTCTTCAATGTCTTGCATGATCTATTTTAGAAATTCACATGTTCTTTTGTGGAATTTGTACCTTCTGTTCCTCCTTGCCCATTGTTTTGGTAGGCATTCCTTGTGAGACCCCAAGTTTGTGGAATGTACTTGAGATGAACCatttttcttttaacttttatTATGCATACTATAATTTGATTAGCTACGAGATCCTTTTTACAATTTGTTTTTCTCACGAGTTCTATTTTAGGGATA
This window contains:
- the LOC131159935 gene encoding protein transport protein Sec61 subunit beta, whose product is MARGSSQSQTSSSSTSRPGPVGAAPRGSAAATAGMRRRRIGGSAGASGNFSGGGGGTGSNMLRFYTDDAPGLKITPTVVLVMSVCFIGFVTALHVFGKLYRYKSGA